A segment of the Lampris incognitus isolate fLamInc1 chromosome 19, fLamInc1.hap2, whole genome shotgun sequence genome:
TTGAACTTGTGTTCACCATCTCACATGGACGTAGTTATCCGTTCTCTTTAAAAGAACAAGAAAATGATCGTTGAAGCTCTTGGTTGGCCATCTTCGAACCTTGTAGCCGAGATCACATGAGGTTACCAAGTCCAGACCAAGGGAGCCGAGTCCAACTCAAGACCGACCAACCCAAGACCCAAAACGTCTGTGAAGACTTGACACCAGAACAGTGACGGTCCATTTAACACCATGGCTGTAACTGTAGTGGTCCACTGTGGCAGTGAAAGTCAAGTTTTCGTTCTAATGTAAAATGTATTTGGGCTTTTATTTCACCCACCAAGAAAGGGATGTTTCAGAGACATAAGCTGATAacgatccaaaaaacaaaaattagATTGCACTTTATTCATCTCCTCAGGGCGAGCTTGAGATTCACCTCAaagaggaaattaaatgtgtctcGCGTTTGACTGGTCTTGAAAAATGGTCCTGAGTTTGCACCACCCGAGTCATTGTGCTGGCAAGTCTGAGACGAGACCTTCAAAATCCGGACTTGAGATCGAGTCCATGCTCGAGTACTACGACCCTACCGTCTAGTAGACATTAAATTGATGAATGAAAGATCCCCGAGCAATGAAGAGACTCCAGCACAACAATCTAATACTCTCCAAATCTCTCTTTTCTCTAGGTCCATGTAGGAGGGGACGATCACATCCATATTCGTGTCTTTAAACCGCTCCCACAGCAAGGAGGACCTCAGCTGAGTGGTTTGCAGGAGTCCAAGGCTCACAGTGACCCCATAGCGTACTTCTGATACGACCACATGCAAAAGTTTGTGTAATGTCATACCGTCTGTGCCTGTGTGTCACATTCAGATGTCAATATAGAACAAATCTTGTCTCTTGGACCATAAAATACATTGGCAATAATTTGGTGTTCATTCGTACCCGTGACTTGTGGTTTATGTCAGTGCTCTGCAAGACGAGATTTGTACATGTCAGCAGAGAGCGAGTCAAATGAACTTTTTGTACAACAAATGACTAAATTACATTTGAAATATTGGTCAATAAAGAGATCTGCGCTTCTTTGGTGCGTGGTTATTTGGGCGCCGGCAGGCAGGGACGTTTCTATAGATGGGGGATTAAAATGTGATGACTCGAAtgccccccacacccacacaccctttTTGGTTCACTGAATGCAAATGCCTTACACATCATGTTACGCTATACATCTTCTACATGTCCTACTGCTCACATTGGACGGGGGGTGTGGAGGGGTGGGGTGATGGACTTTTGTGCTGCTTCAGATCCCCAAGGCCTCTTAAGTAAACCGTTTCTTTCAGCGTTGTTTGGTTTATGACCTGCTGCTCCCCAGTTCTGCTTTCAAGGCAGGTTCACCAGGCTCAAAAATGCCAGTGAGTCTGGTGACTTACTGGGCTTGTCACAAGATTGTGTTATTTGAAGGTTACTCAGATTTGAAATAACTGCCCTAAAAAGTCAGCTCTCCACAGCCCGGTCTTGTCAGAGGTAAACTTCCATCTGAACTAAAACGTTCCTGTTTCTGGCTGATGTGAAATTCAAAACGTGTCACACTGAAGGAGATTTCTTCGTTGTTCCTTCTCTGGCTGTCAAACAGAAACTTCCTGGAATGGGAGTCTCCAACCGTCCTGCACTTCACTTTCTCGCCGACAGGGGGCAGTGGGTTCCGCGTCATAACCGTCACTGTAGTCACTGCTTTCACTCAAATTTGCTcatttaaaagaagaaaaaagagactGAAGACTTTCTAAATGCCTACTAAATTGGCACCATCTGTTCTTGCAGACGCCTAGCGCAGAAAGCTAGCAGGCATCTCATCTCGTCCCACTTTTAAcccttatttatatagcacttttgtaAAAAATCTCAGTATTCTGTTAAGTGTCCTGGTTGATATGAATTATGGCCTATACACGTAGTTCAGTGTTGTACTGGGCACACTAAAAAGCACTCAGCTGTTCATCACCTTTTCGGTGAACTCCCATTTTAGTTCAGATCTGAAGTTGGAGTACACCCATCAGGTATTCTTCCATGTCCCCCAAGGGAAATACGTGCCGCACGTGGAACAAAACATTGCAACTGTTAAATCAAATCAAGTAAACCCCTGACTCGAATTCAataacagtaaaatttaaaaaaaaaaaaaccctggtcTATCCAGCTTTTGGGTGAGGCGGTTTAAAGTTTCACAACCCCCCCGCACGTTAAACCCCGTCAGCCAACATCAGGTGACTCTGACAAGAAGGAACCGATGACAACTTATGAACACATGTCAGGGATGATGAATGACCAGTCAGCACAAACTCACGAGTTAAGCAAAGACAACGACCCAAAAAGTCAACACCCTGTCTCCAAACAAAAAGGGCGGTGAAATATAGAGCAGGTATCTGAAATACGTATACATTCTGAGCAAAATCCAAATGTGATGAGACTGTagtccgtccccccccccctcactaatTATTACCTTTGCTTTAAATCAGACAACGGAGAGCGTTTGAAAACATGTATCTATTTTTAAAAAAGCTGTTTTTGTACAATTTTTTTTGTCAGGGTGGTTGACTAAAGGATTGGTCTTGTGTTAACACTATACAAGGACACAACTGGTGACAACTGGGCTGGGGAAGAGGTCAGAGTTTGCTGGCTGGTAAACGCAGTCAGGATGTAGTGGCAGGTCACAGTCTGGACTCCAGCCTTGATGAAACACACTGAGGGGGCAGTTCTTCCCAGACAACGCAGACAAATCACTTCACCTTCGGAGGCGTGTAGTGGATTCGGCACCTTTCACTGAAAACCTGAGAGGGAAGTGGTGTCAAAAGGAAGAGCTGTACAAAGCCTAACTAAAGTGGAAGGGGTCTCTTGTCTggctgtccttcgattttctcgacaaccgctcCTCCGCTCAACTTCACACTTGGTGGGTGTGTTGCTGAGGACACAATGGAGTGCAGTGTTGCGTTGTTTGGATAAGCGGTTATTGAGAAAGCCGCAAGCAACAATACCAGAGGCCGAGCCCATCCCCGAACAGGCTCGGTTTGAACCGGCACTGCActaatacagtggcttgcaaaagtattcataccccttgaacttttccacattttgtcatgttatgaccacaaacataaatatattttattggaattttatgtgaaagactaacacaaagtggcacacaattgtgaagtacaaagaaaattatacacgatttaaaaaaatttttacaaataaaaaactgaaaagtgcggtgtgcaaaagtattcagcccccttttctctgagtgcaaccaattgccttcagaagttgcctgatgattgccgAATGATCGaacgttgacctaatgactaaatagagtcaacctgtgtgtaatctaatctcagtacaaatacagctgttctgtgacggcctcagaggtttgttaagagaatattggggagcaaacagcatcatgaagtccaaggaacacaccagacaggtcagggataaagttgtggagaggtttaaagcagggttaggctataaaaagatttcccaagctttgaacatctcacggagcactgttcaatccatcatccggaaatggaaagagtatggcacaactgcaaacctaccaagacacggccgtccacctaaacttacaggccgaacaaggagagcactgatcagagatgcagccaagaggcccgtggtgactctggatgaactgcagagatccacagctcagctgggggaatctgtccacagcacaactattggtcgtgcactgcacaaatctggcctttatggaagagtggcaagaagaaagccattgttaaaagaaaaccataagaagtcccgtttgcagtttgccagaagccatgtgggggacacagcaaacatgtggtagaaggtgctctggtcagatgaaaccaaaattgaactttttggcctaaatgcaaaacgctatgtgtggctgAAAACtagcactgcacatcactctgaacacaccatcatccccactgtcaaacatggcggtggcagcatcatgctctgggggtgcttctcttcagcagggacagggaagatggtcagagttgatgggaagatggatggagccaaatacagggcaatcttggaagaaaacctgttggagtctgcaaaagacttgagactggggcggaggttcaccttccagtaggacaacgaccctaaacataaagcccgggctacaatggaGTGGTTTAAAAcagaacatattcatgtgttagaatggcccagtccaagtccagacctaaatccaattgagaatctgtggcaagatctgaaaacgatcgttcacaaacgctctccatctaatctgactgagcttgagctgttttgcaaagaagaatgggcaaaaatttcagtctctagatgtgcaaagctggtagagacataccccaaaagacttgcagctgtaattgcagcaaaaggtggttccacaaaatattgactcagggggctgaatacttttgcacactgcacttttcagttttcatgtataattttctttgtacttcacaattgtgtgccactttgtgttggtctttcacataaaattccaataaaatatatttatgtttgtggtcgaaacgtgacaaaatgtggaaaagttcaaggggtatgaatacttttgcaagccactgtacatcaAACTGACAGATCCTTTTCATTTATGTGGGATTGTAAGAAACTTAAACATGGATTTAATTTATTGCTTAAAATTTCCGACAATTGGGATTTGGGGGCCAGAGGGCCCGCTCAGTGAAAGAGTAAAGTGCTCAAAAATCGTTCGAATTTATTTGCTTGTAATTGTATTTTTACCTTCAGACTTCTGTCATTGACAACTTCTTCAACATTCAACTCTGATTGCATGAGCTTTAActgaagaaaagaaagacagcacaTAATGCATTACTTAATGTGACGACTAGAAAACTGCAAATAATGAAAAAGCCACACTTGAAAAACGATCCCAACATCTCAACTCGTTTTGTCTAACGTGACATTTTGTGATCTTTGGTGCCACCTGGTGTTAGAGAGACGAATTACCTTGGTCTGCTCTTTCCTGAGCTGTTTGATGAGGGCAAGGTTGTCGCTGTCTTTTGCCCTTTCTTCCCGCAGCTGCGCCACCACCTCAGAGGTCTGGCCTATACATACCTTGATAGCTTTGTCTCTGCTCATATGGGCCTCCATCATCTGGGGAGTGAGACATGTTTAAATGCACCTTTTCTACCCAGCCAAATACTGACAGGCAGTAAGGACAGTATCTATAGGTATctatagcagtgtttctcaacccagtcctcaaggacccccctatcctgcagattttcattgtaaccctgcataggtagccctgcttgtacttactcgaccaatcatctcgcagcacctaattatgcaaggtgtgcaacatctgacaaaattcattgctgattggttgaataactacaaacaggtacctattcagggttgcaaagagaatatgcaggatagggggtccttgaggactgggttgacaaACACTGATCTATAGGTTATGGTGTCTTCCAATTCAATATACGGTCTTATTCATTTGAGGTTTgaacttgcacgcacacacacttctctctctctctacacacacacacacacacacacacatatatatatattcatataaaactttgttaaaagaaacactcagtggtagggaaagtgcttaacCAATACGGAGCAAAATAATGAGTCAAGtagatgtggggaaaaaaacttgaatacacagcagtacaagcctgttttgtgcgtcgtgcactcatcagctgccaagttggctaataCCTGCCAcaaaccgttgagtgtttcttttaacatatatatatatgtgtgtgtgtgtgtgtgtgtgtgtgtgtgtgtgtgtgtgtgtgttatacttaCAGATTCATAAAGCTGCTTGCATGTCTGCGTTGCATCCACTTTGCCCGAGAAGGAAACAGTGGGCACAGTGGTGTTAAGGGCATGGACGATGCGGTCGTCTATGGTGCGCATCACCTTCAGCACCTCCTGCAGGAACACACGGGGGGGCCATAGAAGCAATGAGTTGAAACGGTTTAGTCCGAGTAGAAGTACAACTTCCAGGACTAAACCAAAGGGACGTTTTGAAGCACAAGGAGGCTTTACATATGGACGAGGCACAAGTGAAGTAAACCCTGCTTTTCAGAACGAGGAGAGAAACCTGGGCCCACAGAACCGATCTTGCATGAAGACATTACAATGTTCAAGTGTGACCTAAAACCCATAACGCTGTGGCTGTTCAGCGGAAGGACACCAACACGATTTCTTGTCCCCTGTGCAAGTTATCCAACCTTGCACATTGAACTGTGCGGGCATTTGTAGTCAGAAGGGGGTCATTCATTCGGGAGATTACCCGTACAATAAATGACACGATCGGCGAATTTCCCACACGTCGCCATTAGGACGCATGTGGTCTCGCAACCATATTCTGCGAAGGAGCCACGAGTGCGTTTCGTTTACCTGAAACATTGAAAAGTCCTCACAGTTTAAAGTTCCACCAGGCGCCGCCATGCTGGACTTCCCGGTCCTCCCCACCCGCTTAACGAGCGATAGCTGTTCGAAATAATGACTGAAGGCAATacttgagattttttttaaaaacatactTACAGAATGGGTTAATAAATAATTCAGACTCCCAAACAACCATAAACGTGTTTATTTTATTCATCTTCCGCcctaaacatttttaaaaatcaGGATCGTTGCATCAGAGAACTTCTAGCCACTGGCCGGTATGTAAATCCCTCTGGGCAGCAGTAAACGGGCAATTCGGTGTGAGATAATTTCTGCTCTTATTACGTCACCATTGGCCCCCGATACTCGACGTGGATTGCGTAGACTAGCGGGCTGGTTTACTGACACACGTAACATTTCGGACAAACGGAATTGTGTGCGCAGATATTTTTTGATCAGGCGCACAGTATAGCCACCTATGCCGGGAGGTCCCGCACTGGCTGTGTGTTTGGTAAGACCGCCGGACGCTCATCGAAGCTGCGTAACTTCTAGCGGCCGAGGAGGAACTTCTGGCACTTCGACACGATTTCACGTCCTAAGACTCAGGTTGACGGTTTGACATCACAGCCCACATGAACTTCACCAAGTCCAGGACTGCCGTCAGCAGCCTCGTGGGTCAGTAACGTTGCGATTTCTGTGTTGGTTGGTGGATCGTCGGCTGGGGTACGAAGTGTCCCCGGCTGCTGCCGCTTCCCAGGGACAGTTGTGAGAACGCCTCTGGGTTGTGGTGAAGTCACAGCTGAACAATAAGGGGCAATATCGTGTATTACGTCGTAGGTTGGAGAGTTAGACAAGAAGCGAGCcagtgtgtttgttttggaaCCTAGTTAGATTGTATCCACCATAAAGGGGCGTGTCACCGCGCCTGGGATCTGATTGACACCTTCTTCGCCGGAATTTAAAAATTTCCACTAAAGCTCGTTCATTTGCTCAGGCGCCTCATCCAGGGACGGTTTGCTGTCTGCGAAGAGCGGCGACTGTGAACGTAACGAAAAGCTTTCTTTCACAGTCGACGGGCCgagtttcggtaacactttagtatggggaacatgtgCACCATTCATTAGGTGCTTatgagcatgcaaattagcaacatattggctcttaattggttattattacgtactcattaatgccttactctgcatggccttattatacaaccagtaagccattaactatgagttttccctctataacctcagaagtattgcttattagtagtaccatctcaatatgctttgcttagtatggcctttataaggtggtagtaccacaagaagagttattctcccttactaacacttaatgaatatggtctgttcttacataacaaaacacaaaactacaagtgttcatagtgttaaattactctaaattaagtttttgttacttagaatatgtgcCCCATACTaaggtgacatcttgatcattactaattcactagtaatgaagttgttttacttagaatatgttccccatactaaagtgacatcttgatcattactgatTCACTAGTAATGAAGttgttttacttagaatatgttccccatactaaagtgttacccaagttTCTTTAGGAAGGGTGTATCGAGGGATAGTGTGACGGTTACTGAGCCATAACATATATTTCTTCCTGTATTTCTTAAACAACCGAATGATGTAACATTTCAGAGGACCAGATTGTGAAAGTCAGGCGTTTGTTGTTATATTTGGAGATGCTCTTACGGTGTCGCATGCAGGACTGAAAAAACATGTCGTTACATAGTCGCCATCATGATATAACTGTACACATGATGTGCAGTTGTACCATTGCAAAGCATGCAGTGTAAGGCAACCAGCCTGGTTAGGCTAAAACTCTCATTGGTGGATAGAAAACTAAATCTAAGAGGGTCTGCTTTTTTTATGGAAGAAAAATATTTTAGCACACCTGACAAATCATTTAAATTAGTCTGATTTAATTACTTATTAGGACAACTCTAAAATCACCCTTGTCTCAACGCTAGAGTGATAAGTTCTTTGCTaatggagctttgaaagttaaaagctgcatattTCTGGTGATTTTGTGCAACTTTTTATTCAGTAcatatccccccaaaaaaaatcaccatgttttttttttctcccccagtgtTGGTTGCATGAAGAGTGTCAGTATTTCGCTTGTCTTTTCTCCACAGGTCAGTTGCGCAGACATGTGTTTGAGACAGGGAGTCGAAGAAGGTTTTGCAGTAAACCTCAAGAGGCAAAAGCCGAGCCTCCGCCCGCAGCTCCAGCTCATGGTAAGGTATCGGAAGACGCAAATATAGCCTCCCAATTCAAGACACACACATCGTACACACAGACTCTACGGGACCTGTGAGAGAGAAGTTGACAGAAGATGACTTTAAATGTACTGATTTGGTTCTGTCACAGAAATTGCCCAGCACTTCCCTTCTGCTGTCTTAAGACACAAGGTATCAATTCAGCGTGGTAACTTTTCTCTGTGTTTTTCCTGAAGTAACATGTCATGTCAGTCGAAATATAAACTGAAATGAAATTTACTCGTATTCTATCAAGGCAACACCGTGCTTTATAATGGCTGTACTTGTAACTATTAAAAAAAGAACAGGTTCTAGTTAATTATGTGATTGTCATCTTTAGATTTTTATTCTTTAATAAAATGTACTcaaatccagagagagagagagagagagagataaggggAGATATTCAGGAAGTGTGGTCAAGATGTTGTTTAGAGCATGTGAAATTAACTTTCCTTTTTTATCTCCATCTTTTCAGGGATGGGAATTGACTGTTTTGATTCGATTCaacttttgtttgctttttttatatttttgtttttgtttcatgcAGCACCACATCTTGGGTTCAAGATCCCAGGCTATAGGCCATCAGATATGGATAAGAAGATTCTAGTCTGGTCCGGACGCTTCAAGACTGTAGACCAGATACCAGAGCTTGTGTCGTAAGTAGCTTTTTCCTGTTTATACTAGACCTTGTTGCACACTTGCCATCTGATTGGCTGCGTTCATGGTTCAGTTAAATGGCCACATAAGCACAGATCCAGCTAATTGGTTGAGTGGCGCTGCTTGGGACCGCTGGTCTTCCAGGACATCTGTAGTTCAAAGACCTCTGTTTGCATTCAAAGGTAATTACTCTGGTTTCTGACATCAGGAGATATTGCAGAGCTAATTTGTCAATGATCAAAGACCAGATTGTCACGCAAACAGACCACACCGGCCCTCTAACTGTTCGTCTCAAGAATTAAAACAGTGAGCCTCAAAGCAGATGattagcactttttttttttattaagtgAAATTTTGAAGATACAAAAGGACAGAGATTTGATTACGTTCTCCATTACCAATGTCAAAATCATCCATGCTGATGGGAACGTTAGTTTATAAAATACCTGACCATGCTGACATTTGGGTTGCTTGTGCCACAGGTTTGAAATGCTTGATGCTGCTAAAAACAAGGTTAGAGTGAAGGCCTGTTATGGGATGATGGTGGCCACCATTGGAGCCTGTCTCTTGATGGTCTTCTTGGGCAAACGGGTGAGTGACAAGTATTCTGCGTCTTCATCATTCTCCGTATTTCACTGGTTATGAGCATATTCTGGGCTGAATGGCTTTCCTCAGCCAGCCAGGTTAAATAGAAAGGCTTGCTTCGACCTTTCTGTGTATTCATTTGCAGCATTTGCACCAATATTTCCTTAGTAAATGGTGCAATAAAGTGTCTggattattttcattattgtttCAATATTCAAGTAGTGACTGGTGTCATTCTGGACGTTCTTTGAGATACATGTTTCACCTGTAGTTGTCTGTCCCCTTCACTCTAGGCTGCTGGCAGGCATGAGTCTCTAACCAGCCAGAACATGGAAAAGAAAGCCAGGTGGAGGGAGGAAATGCAGAGAGAAAGGGAAGCCGCTGCAGCCGCAGCCATGTCTGAAAAGCCTCAGTGATTGGGACCGATGTTTTTTCATCACCCAACCTGTTATGTCCCCACAAAAAACGGGGTTCCCCAGGGTCTCCTTTTTCCTTGTTGTTACCATGTTACAGCCCCCAACTCACACCTTCTGTGGGCAGGTAGAGGTACCAAATGATATCCCAAGACTGGATATCAAGTAGCATAGCCAGTGCTCCTACTACAACCATGAGACTGTTAATGCGTGAAGCTCTTAAGCTTGAGGAACACCTATTATGAGTAGTTTGATTCAAAATTACTTGATGTTTGGTTTGAGAGAATATATAAAGATTAAAAAAACTGGCACCTGTTCTGAGGATTCTCCATGAACAATTTGTCTGAGCAGCAGATGGTGACTGTGCTCCACTACATTGTAAATACACACTTCTTCGTAAGCGAGGGGAAACATCTGATGTGAAAATATGTAGTGGTGTTTGGTGAGAGTCGAAGGAGAAAGGAAAACCTCGGAATGACAAGTGTGTTGATTGCAAATAAGTTTTAAGTGCTGATGGCTTTTCATCTGTGAAATGCTTGGTATATTGTACAGATATCTTAGGAGAGTTGGGTCCTAGGTGGTTTTAGTCGATCTAGTTCTCAATGTGAGACCATTGGCGGTAGATAGAAGCCATCTTGTTGTTCACTGCTTGGTTCTGTCCTTTGCTTATATCCACGTCAACAGGACTGCATCTGTAATGATCTTATTAAAGTTGTGTATTGTTGAACCGATCGGATGAtcacaagaaataaaaccagtacTCTTTATGACTTGCTGTCATCAGTTTTCATAGAAACCATATCCTGAATGCCAGGAGGAGACTACTTTTAGATTACACTGAATACTTTTTGGCAACTAAGCCTCTGTTCCACTTGACTATAGGCAATGAGAAAATCTGTATTCGGTATGTTCAATATGTAGCTCAAAGGGATTTTGAGACGATAAGTTTGCTCATATTTCTGAATTGCTTGCAGTGTACTAAAGCGCAGTAAACTGAGGGGACAGCTCCCACTCTTCTTGTCACAAATAACTTCACAAGGAGGAAACGGGAAGCATCTCCTCAGCCACTTCCACACTTATTTTAACACAATAACTTCAATTCGATAAATGTTCATGAAACCGCATTTATGCAAATGGCATAAGTAAGGACAGTTACACAAACTCAATACaacagcagtaatgaacacaaaGAGCTGATCATCTCTTGCAGAATCTGACAAAAGAAACAAAGGACTAGGTAAACAATCATTCAACTCAGTTACTAATGTAATCAACCAGTATTTTCAAGTTTAAACTAAAATTTTGTTGTTGAAATCACCTTTCTGgatttccaaaaaaaacaaaacaataataataattatggcACCATCAGCAAAATAATTCTACCCAGTAATAAAAGCTTACTATGGTTTTAAAAAGATTTGTgtttacatgttttgttttttagtatTTCAGAACCCCAAAATTGGTCCATATGACTAAATGATTTGGCATAATCAGACTAGAAATTACAACCTGAACGTTCATGGGGGATCCTATGATTTAGTTTCATTTTTGCCAATAGCAATTTTCCTGCAATTTTCCCACAATTCCAATTGGTGGAAATTCTATGTGCTTTCAGGCAGCATCTAACAACTGTAATTAGCATGTCATCAGTTTCACGCCTCAGTCTGCTAGAACTGACCCCTCGGTTTTGCAGGAGGTGTAAACGACGGGGTGCATTGTAACCTTCGTCATACCAGGAGACTGAGGATGCAGACAATGCCCTTTTACACCTCAGCTCCTTTGGGGAGGGAGGAAGAGTCGTGTCAACAATGAATCAAATAGTGagcataaaaaacaaaacaaaaacctgtaTAGTCTCGAAGAGCAGACGCCAGTCCTGAACTAAAGTGCTGCAAATGAAATGGAATTATGGTAAGAGTATAATAAAAAAATCCTTTTGAGTCTGCCGCTGGACAGGCTCCAGGGTTAGTCTATTTGTCTTGTCAAAGTCTGtccgtgttttttttgttttttgtttttttgtctcagTGCGAGGGAAGACTCCTATTTCCTTGGTTCCATGAGGTCGTGCATGTCACACCAGAGGCAGGAGCCAGCCCGAACTCTTGGAGGTGGAGCCTGCGTGGAGGGAGACGGTCTGGAGGAAGGAATGCATGATACGGGATCGAGGAGGGTACATAAGCAACCTGGTTGGTCACTTAACAAGCTCCGAACCTCATCAACACTGTCCAGTTCCTAATAAGTCTATCCTTGGCCACGTATCTATTCATGGCAACCAACCATTGgcca
Coding sequences within it:
- the mix23 gene encoding protein MIX23, producing the protein MFLKKISSIAFSHYFEQLSLVKRVGRTGKSSMAAPGGTLNCEDFSMFQEVLKVMRTIDDRIVHALNTTVPTVSFSGKVDATQTCKQLYESMMEAHMSRDKAIKVCIGQTSEVVAQLREERAKDSDNLALIKQLRKEQTKLKLMQSELNVEEVVNDRSLKVFSERCRIHYTPPKVK
- the fam162a gene encoding protein FAM162B, producing the protein MNFTKSRTAVSSLVGQLRRHVFETGSRRRFCSKPQEAKAEPPPAAPAHAPHLGFKIPGYRPSDMDKKILVWSGRFKTVDQIPELVSFEMLDAAKNKVRVKACYGMMVATIGACLLMVFLGKRAAGRHESLTSQNMEKKARWREEMQREREAAAAAAMSEKPQ